The Triticum urartu cultivar G1812 chromosome 5, Tu2.1, whole genome shotgun sequence genome contains the following window.
CTCGTGAGGCAGCGGATCTTCTAAAAAGATTCATCTGTCGACGCGTAGCAGTCCCCAATAAATACACAAAAGGTACATAAGATCTCACATGGACACTTCAATATAGTTTATATAAACATATATTCTTTGATCACTACTTTCTAGCTAATATTGTTCATACGTCTAAATTTATCGATGGTTGTCCAATATTATAAATACCACCTTCAACGGCACTCCCTTCACTTTTTGGTCAAGGCCCTCCATCCCGTCGCAGCTCCTTATGTAGTACTTGCAGATTTGAAAACCGCGTGGACCTTATCAGTCGTAGGCATAATAGACAGCTTTTCATGGCGGAAGGGAAGTAGGTTGAACAAATCCGGGTTGCGGATGATTGTTATTCCCTTCGTCTCATAATGTAAGATGTTTTTGCAAGCTCAAGCTGCAAAAACGTATTGTATTATGGGACGGGGGGAAGTAGTTACTTTATTTAGTTTTGCAGGTTGAGTAGTTACTTATTCGAAAAAAACACATTAGTTACTTCTTTGAAATTTGAATATAGAAACATGGTGTGGGAAAGGGAAGTCAATCAATCAAAAAAGGGAAAAAGGGAAACAAGGAGACAAAGTGCACATGTAAGCATTGAGAGAGTTTTCTATGTGGATCCATCGTGCTGCCGTATGGCATTGCCTTGTTTGGCCTTTGCCTTGGTGCGAGGCATATGTATGTCCATGGTCGAACACGGTTTTGCTTGCCTGCCCTAGGCGTGAAGGAGAGGTGAGCTTCTCGGAAGCTGCCTGGGAGAAGAAACTCAAGGCCGGCCCCACGCGCAGAGTGTACGAACCAACCGAGCCAGAGCAAGCTCGCCCTCGCTCACTTCACTCTCACTGACCGAGAGTGAGAGCGAGAGCGAGAAAGAAACCACCTTGGCGGCGGCGGGGCCTACGCGCTCGTGCTCCTGCCGGCCCTGCTCCTCCTCCCCGCATAAATCCCCCAAAACCCCGGCCCGCCGGCCGGCCGCGTGGTGGCTCTCATCTCCTCTAGCTCAGCCAGCGCGCAATGCAGAACTTTTTTGGGTGGCTCGCGCACGGCGGCGCCGTCCAGCTCCCGCGGGCCAGCCATCCGGTCGTCCACcccgctccgccgcctcccgttCCGGATGCTGCGGCACAGGCGCAGCCGCAGGGACAGGGCCCGCCCCCGCCCCCGGCTCCGGCTCCAGCTCCACCTCCGGCGGCAGAGGGAGAGATACAGCCGGTGGCCCCGGCTGCGGCGGCAGAGGGACAGGGGCAGGCGGTGGCCCCGGCTCCGGCTCCGGCTGCGGCGGCGGAGGTGGAGGGCGCGAACGCGAACGCGCCGCCGCCCGGGGTGGTGATGGTGGACCTGATGGGGGCGCCGGGGACGCGCTGGGGGCTCGGCACCCGCCTCGCGCAGGCGCTCCTCGCGGCCGCCGCCATCGGCTTCATGGCCTCCACCGACGACTTCAACGAGGTCACCGCCTTCCGGTCAGTGCTCCCTCCCACTCCGCATCTTCTTTCTCCCCCCAACCCCCCTAGGGTCTCGATCCACGGCCCGGCTGCCATTTCTTCTTTAGCTCTGAAAGCAGATCGATCCCTCGTTGGGGATTTTGGAACAGATGCCCTGTGAGCTGGGGTTTTCTCATTTTCATTTTCAGCTAAGAAAGAATTCAGGGGTTCATCCATATTAGCTGGCCAAATTTGTAGACTCTGTCTGCTCACCTGTTAGTAGTACTTCTGCACATGGTTGAAATTGGGATGATTTTTATCTTCCCTTGAACGCCTTTTGATCTTAGTACCATAGAGTAACAAAATTGGGATGATTTTAGGTTCAGGGTTCCTGTTGACACATACTAGCAAGCATGAACAGGGAATTTTAGCATCATGCCAATTCACCAAACAAGAACCACTTCTTAAACTTAGTTGTACAACACCATGCCATCTAAAATGGACTAGGCAGTGATCAGGACTAGCAAGTAAGAGTACtattttctttttttgtaaaGTGCTGATTACTACTAAGTAGTATTTCACATCCAAGCTGAAGGAATCATACAAGCACGTATTCCAACTTGCAAATAGCGCGGAGTTTCCACTATAAGTTATTATTGGGTGCTTTCTTAATCCTCCAAAGACAGATGCTCGTATCTGTTCGCAGCATTTCGATACTTTTACGCCCTTTGATTTGGCTCAGCATCCTGAAAGAGGCAATGCAATTAGCTGTTGACACGGCCATGTTCTCTGGTATCAACTCAGCTGTCTTCTTGGATACAGCAATGAGCTTGAGCCTTCTTTCTTTTTTGCTCCCTAGTTTGATGCTTGCATGCCTAGTTTCCTGGGCATTCGCTACAGAGCATTTCAGTGGGCATGCTGATAAGTTTGCTTCACACTCAACCATTCTGGTTATGGATATTCGGAATAGTGTGATTGTAATGGTCAATCGTGTATTGTGCATACATACATATCGTGCATCCAGTGTTTTATGATTAGTCTGACATCCTGAAAGAGGCAATGCAAATCAGATGGTGACATACTCATGTTCTCTGTGATATCATCTCAGCTGTCTTCATTCGATTCGCCGATAGGTTTTGTTAGCATTCTGGCTGTCGGAATTCAGAACAGTGTGATTAATGAACACTGACAAAATATATTCATACTACTTGGAGGAGACCATATTAAGAGCAACATTTAGCCAGTGTTGGGGATAGCATTGACAACCACACGAAACAAAAGTAGCATGCAGTGTATTTTATCTTATTTCTTTGATGCAATTAGATATTGTTTTTCACTTAGGATGTTGCTTTCAGAACTTGGAACAGGGGATCGATTACTAAACTCACTGTTCTTCTTTTGAGCAGCCTCCTCGTAACAGCAGAGGCCTTGCAATGCCTGTGGAGCCTCGCTCTGGCCGCCGTTGACGTCTACGCACTTCTTGTCAAGCGCGCCTTCCGGACTCCTCGAGCTACCACCATATATTCCATTGGGGACTGGGTAAGTCACACATTTTCTCAGGCACCTCAAAGCAAACAGCCATCTGTTGTTCCCTGTGGAATCCCTACACTAAAAATGTTCCACATACATGAACAAGCAAAGTATCTTCTCATGTTCATCTGCAGGTCACGGGAGCACTGACCTTCGCTGCAGCGAGCGGATCGGCAGGCATCACCGTTCTCATCAACGACGACCTGATGATGTGCTCGGAGAACCACTGCCCGAGCTTCATGGCCTCCACCTCCATGGCTTTCTTCACCTGGTTCGCGATCGCGCCGTCCTGCCTCTTTAACCTCATGACAGCGGTGTACCGAGTGCAGAGGGCGTAGTTTGTGGGGCTGTTTTAACGAACTAGGTGGCACGTCTAATTATATAACTGTACTCATGACCGAGATGCGATGGACGGATGCGCGTCGAATAGCGTATATTATCGACATTTCTGTAGTAATTAGGTAGTAGCTTTGATGCTCGGAAGGGTGGTTGTGAAGCTCTGCATTTTATTTTCAGCAGTGTATGCATGTATGCCTTCTTATTATGTGAGGCTGGGCTGGTGGTTGTGAACTGGAGATGAACTAACTGATAGAGCTCAAGGTTGGTTATGATATGCTATTCTATCCGACTCTATTTCGTGTTTTTGTTCGATCTCTGGATCTTAGGCCCGGAGATTACTTGTGTAGCGCCATTGTCGCTTACAAGTGCCAGATTATCAGTTTATTCAGTAGGCCCTTGGTTCTTCTTCTAAATAGAAATCCCCAAGTATGTTAGTCCCCATTGGTCAGAGTCTTTTCTCAGGATGTTAATGCCAGTAGATGTTGATGCCAGTAGATGGGATCAAGTTTCAGCTGAAAACGATTTTACATGGCTTTTGCTGCTGTGATGATGAAGGGGAGCCTTGGCGCAGTGGTACTGAAAACAGCCTTTTGCGAAAATGCAGCAAAATGCTGCATACAAAAGATCCAAAGTAGTCGGATCCTTTTCCGGATCCCGCACAAGCGGGATCTACATGCATCGGTCTGCCTTTTTTTTTTTGGTGCTTTGATGATCCGAACAAAATGGAATCTGAAGGCTAACATACCGGTTAATGACAACCCGACTTCCGCAATGAAGCTGAGACCCAAAGCGTTCTTACTCGGTCAAGGAAATCTGCTGGTATGATGAAGAAAAAGCACAATTTGTTACATAGGTTTCGGTTCATGAATTCAATCCAAGGCAGCACAATGTAAGAAGGCTACCTACTGTGGTTTCTGCTTCTGTCAGAAGCTTCCCCTGCAGGTACATTTGTAGAGAAGATGCATTAGGGCATCTCCAAGGGCAACCCGTGAAAAAAAAAACTCGGATCCATTCGCAGACAGGGAGGAACTAGCCAACCAACAGCTAGCCGCATATATTTTCACAACAACTCAAACTAACCGgacgaaattcgtgcaaacacggtcggatttcatgcAAACTCGACCAGATTTCATACAAACCGAAGGCAAATTGTCACATTTTGGAAAAAAAATAACTAAAAAGTTAAAACTATGTGCACGTATGGTCGCGCAAAGCTTCACTCCCACGACACGTATACACTACACTAGTCTAGGACCAGCCGCGGCGGATCCCTTCGTCACCGGACTGCCGGGAGTCCCGGAGGCATATTCTTCCCTCGTATCTTCCCCATGTCCGGCTGCGCCGCTCATCGGAGTGTCGTGAAGAGGGTGCTTCAGCCGGAGGGGAAGGGTGCTTCCGTGGACGCCCAGGCCAGGATGGTCTAAGATAAACAAGAAACCGGGCACGTCACCGGCTGTGCAAGCCGGCGACGCGTCGGCGGTGGCCTTCCTGGGACCCAAGTAATGACGGGCTCCCGCGTTCTACTTCCCTCGAAGTCTCCAGTGGACGTGGAAGTGGATgcgctggccaccgactcatCGATCTCCTCTACGCACCCGCCTTCTTTCTTTGTCTACATGGCGTGGCTATGCGCGCGTCGACAGTAGATGGCGCGGTCGTAGGTACTGGAGGAGCGGCTGCGCCGGCCTgcagcaactcgccactcctccgCGAGCTGGCTTGGAGTGGCGAGTTGCTGAATCAAGCGCCGGATTGGAGCGACAACTTGCTCCTTTGACCTAGGGGAGGGAGGTGAAGCAGCAAGCTGCCTCGCTTGTATCCGCCGGGCTCGGCTGGCCATCATGCCGGCTTTTATGTCAGAGAAAGTCTCTTCCTGCCCGTCGGATGCCATCGAAAGGGTGGAGAAAATGATGAAGaaggagatgggggagcggcgTAGGGGTGTGCTTCTTGCCCAACGCATGCCATCGTTTAAATAGAGGGAGGACTGGAGGAGCTCGGTCGGCGTTGCGTTTAATGCCGGCCTGCTTatgaacggacgtgtggccgAAGTAGGTTTCTCGGCTTCAACACGAGGTTAATGGAAATGACGGATGCAGTGAAAGGTCGCGTCTGCCCTGAGCCGTCTTCAACGCGGAGCGGCACGCTCTGCagcggcatgaatgcgggcagctagCGCCGGGTGGGAGCGCGCACGGAAGGGGCGAGGATTTTTTTGGTGGGCCAAGGCGATAAGAAGCGGTCTTGGAAGTGGTCCGGACTCCTGCAAACCTCCCCTACTTTTCTCTCCAATTTACGAGAGAAATCGCGTCTGGACCGCTTCGCGGGCCGATACAGATCGGTTTTAAATGGCTTTCGCGGTCCGAACAGCCCGATCCAAACAGTTGCGGGAGATTTATGGGTCTGTTTGGAGATGCCCTTACAATGGCAAAAGGTATACAGCAAAACCAAAATGGCATGAAGAATCATCACGAGCGACCGGTCAAATCCCTTAACTGGTCTGTTCTAAAACCTAGGAGGGTTGTCGGGATTCTTGAAACCTCTTGCATTAGACTTGCTTCCCTTTTCCGGTAATACACGAACGGCCCACTTACTAATAACATTCCAGCCATGAAGACCTGCAGAGGACATAGCTTTGGTATTCAGAGTCTTGGATAACTGAGAAGATGTTGATCAATGAAAACTGAGAAGATGTTGATCAATATGTTGATCAATGGAGACCTGCAAGATGTTGATCAATGAAAACTGAGAAGAAAGAACGTTATCAACAATTGTGATGTGATTAGTAAGAATCATGTAAGTTGGTTGACAAAAAGAACATATTGTTGGTTTTCCTTTTTTTTTAAGAACACAAGACTTTATTCAATCAAAATAACTATTGAGGGACGGAGATCACTTACCAGCCCAACAGGCAACATCAGCAGCCTTAGGCCCAGCCCACCACTAGTGATCATCCCCTACCTAGGTCACCACCACCACTGTACGACGCCCCATCTAGAGCTCCACGTCGACGACGTCCATGTTTTGATAGCATGAACAGGCCCTGTTGGCCTATTTAAGGCGCCCCATCATGAGCTCGTAATCCTAGCCTGCATTCGTTTCTCTCCTCCAATGTAGGCTCATCTCCCTCCGATTCCTTCTCCTCCCACAAGCAAGAGTTTCCCCTCGGGCTCCTCCTCTTTCGTTTTCATGCACACACGCAACAAGCACTGCTTGGTCGCACCACCAACACGCTCAAAAGAGGCCGAGCCCATGCACACCTCACACCGAGGCTCCTCCGCACCTCCTCGGCGTTTGGGGGTCCAAATGCTAAAAGAATAATCTAATCCCTCCTCAGCAAGTTCTCTTCACAAATTGATCCcaggctggggggggggggggggggggggcacagcCCCCCAACAATGCATTTTCTCTCTGTTTTCTCATTGTCCGTCTTCACTCTTGCAGATGGAGCTCACTAGtaactactcccttcgttccaaaatagatgacccaactttatacTAAAATTAGTATAAAATTGGATCATCtattttagaacggagggagtagaagagTTTCTGGCTCATGTTGACCAGAAGAGTTCTAAGACCTCTCTTCTCTTGTTGTCTTGCAGATCTATGGAGACGACGATTGGCATGAAGAGGACTTTTGGGCAGTGCTTGGGCTGCATATGATATACGTCCTCATCAAGCAGGCAGTGGGTGTTCCTCTGAGGTTCATCTACTTCAACTTGAAGGACGATCCGTCGTTTGGAGGAGTGGATGTCCGAGCGGGAGAACCACATCCAACAGCTGCAGGCCTAGCATGGGGCTGCCCTGCTGGCGCTGCAAAGGGAGCATGCCATGCAGGGTCATGTCGCGAGCAATAATCCTACATCTACGTAAGGCCTACGAAGACTAATGTAAACTGCCTAACTAATTAACTTCGGCCCCCCCTAATTTTCAGGTGGGTGGGGCCCCTTCCTCCCCCTTCTCCAATACTAATTAGCCACGTTGCACTTTACGTAAAACACGTAACATTATTTACGTAAGTGTAGCATTGCTCTGTTGCGAGACTGGAGGCAGCGCTCGCGGCCTACCAGGCGCGGACACGGGGAGCTACTTCCTTTGCCGGTAAGTTTGGAATCTCTCCATTCCTTTGTTTGATCAGTTTTTGTCACATTTTATCAATCAGGCTCATATATATGTGTGCTTGACAAGTAAATAATAAATACAAAGCAATGTTATTTGCATGCACAAGCAACTTGATGAGTTTTTGTCACATTTTATCAATCAGGCTCATATATGCGTGCTTGACAGGCAAATAATAAATACATGCACAAGCAACAAAAAATGCATTGATGGAACGTGTTAGTGCTAGCACGTGACTTGTGGACGATATCTATCATTTTTAAGAAGTTGCTCCCCACTACAAGACATTCTCTCAACATGTAGGTTATCCACCTCAGCTTTGTGCCATGTCAGCAATTTTTCACCCACTCATGCATTCCATCTGATCTCTCTCTTACTCTCAGGTGTGAACCGATTTTTCTCTCCATCGGCAGAATAAGAACGATCTTTCCCATGCATCCACGTTGGCCACTAAGCGTCTATCAATGCAACCATTTTAATACCGACCATCACGTGTGTTCATTGGAGTCATTTCCCCTTCCATTGGAAGCATGTCTTCTCCTCTTCCAATCTCTCCTTGATATAACTGTGGATCAACCTGTTCGAGCCGAGCGCCCGCTGCCCCATGTGCGTCGAGTTGTTTGCGTCCATCATCTTGGGAAGCTCCCGGGGACCTTCACACCTAACTGACGACTGTCGCTTAATCCTTGCCGATGTAGACGGCCTCAAGCTCGTGGTGGTCGGATTTGTTCTTCCCAATTGCAGCCAAGCACCGCGACGTTTATCTGGTGTGCCGCTGACCCGAGCTTTTTTTTTCGTGTGTTCCGTAGTCCCCGTTGTCTTCCTGCCGAGGTTCTGCCGGCGTCCGGTACAGGCACGCGCACACTCCTGTCCAAGAAGTGGAAGAACCAGGCCTAGCGGAAAGGAAAAACACCGATACACCTATGTTCTTTTCTCCTTGAGTATGTGGCAGGCATCGGAGAGCAATTTGCAGACAGGGCGGCCGTAGACGCCAGGCTCCGACTCATCACCGTTGTCGAAGCACTCGAGGAGGACGCCGACGCGAGTGGCATGCATGACGTGGTCGTCGAAGAGGCTGGCGAGGCCTGCACGAAGGAGCCGATCAAGGAACGGCCGGGGCAGAGCACCTACAGCGGCGCGTGGACGAAGCTCGAGCCAGGCGGACCTTCCCAACCGTGGCGCTGCTCCCAAACAAGGAAGCCGAAAGGGAGGAGCATTGGCAGGCGCCCCCTAGCCAGCGGCAGAGAAGGAAGGGCGGCTCCGTGGCAAGGGCGCGTCAGCACTTGCGCGCGGCGGCGCAAGAGATCGCAACGCTCGCCAGGATCTCCATCAGCCTCACCAGCGAGAGCGCTACGCTTGCTTGCATATCACTACTATTACGTCGTCCGTGTATGTCGTCGCTGGTACTAGCATGCGCATGCATGCATGATTAGTTCCTTGCTAATTACCCTAAGCTACGTAGCCAATGGACCCTAGCTAAGAGATAGATGCATATCATACAAACTTAGCTACGAATCTAATTGGTATACTCAAGAAAAATATGTGAAATTCTTGCCTCCTCTAACCAAGAAACGTTAAGCAATCTAACTAAGACATGTTTCAATTTCTTTTGTCATGAATTTTCCTCCATTGGTTTATTTCCATTTGTACTGAATTTTCTTTCTTCCTTGCAAAAATAAAACTTCTTTACCACTATCTATTTTTTGGTTATTACTACTATTAAATATTTGTAACACAATTTTATTGAATTTAACTTCTATCATTGTGTGTTAAAAAAAACCCTGCAGCAACGCGGGGGTATCATCTAGTTTTACAAGTACACACACCTTTTTTAGGGGTAAGCCCATGTCGCATATTGACATGCACATGGCCGGACGGTTTGGTATAGCTAATTGGTTGGCTATTGCCATCCTTATTATCCAACCAGAGGGTCAAGACATACGTGAGCAGCACACATGAACCACCAAATATATGCATGGCGTGGTCATTATCTGCCGGGAGTCAGCTACATATAAGGCCATCCTTGTCCGTTTAACAGATCAGGACGTGCAGCTTCGCTCGCTCGCTAGCACCTCGCAGCGCCTGGGCGCTCCCTAGACTTCTCATCGTTTACCGTCTTGGCCTGGCCTGGTCTGGCAGCACGTCCACGTGTACATGCATGGCGTCAGGCTCCTCTCTGCGGCGGCGCTGGTCACGCCGCTGCCGGCGGGCCAACTCCCCGCCTTGCTGTCACCAACAGCCACCGCCGTCT
Protein-coding sequences here:
- the LOC125510434 gene encoding CASP-like protein 5A3 is translated as MQNFFGWLAHGGAVQLPRASHPVVHPAPPPPVPDAAAQAQPQGQGPPPPPAPAPAPPPAAEGEIQPVAPAAAAEGQGQAVAPAPAPAAAAEVEGANANAPPPGVVMVDLMGAPGTRWGLGTRLAQALLAAAAIGFMASTDDFNEVTAFRLLVTAEALQCLWSLALAAVDVYALLVKRAFRTPRATTIYSIGDWVTGALTFAAASGSAGITVLINDDLMMCSENHCPSFMASTSMAFFTWFAIAPSCLFNLMTAVYRVQRA